The following are from one region of the Bradyrhizobium septentrionale genome:
- a CDS encoding nitric oxide reductase activation protein NorD, with protein MAVVQISSLDSFRSGRRLAALLRGHDEIAAAVQAARAALQPVVSSDHLAAWDEAVHSLFAANLGAAVVLGFLRLSERWPVQRPADDLVAIGRTVSDIGRSAGSRVAHALLTELSKVLPRLAGAGELTAVLAAFSQLADTGPESAGLAIVRLEPFLAQSDGESFSAWVSAGLRASGGRAARRRAYFALDDPLSARLFAAGRMADDYARLEKRLTATALALWNRKSRFRKLAVAPTPVPRRTSLAAGFIGLPETFPGFEGEGADAIYLAAVAHAGAHLVHSTVRFPVGRLKALQIALVSLIEDARIETLALRELPGLRRLWLPFHTATPSGQATAAGLLTRLARALIDPDYRDSDAWITKGQQLFAAAADRCTDPAISREIGGLLGNDIGQMRLQFNAKSYVVEPAYRDDNLALWDFGDQPDSPAETIELAVDSVRIERRDDPAAQSTDDNARPDETLRAKASAVTLLDGFPAATYPEWDYAARAERADWTTILEADAAVSAKPFDLPADTDTMRWVTRLTRDASIGRRIRHKGQRDGEALDIDAAVAVTIERRARNTGEPRVYQRDAPGPRDLAILLLMDLSQSTADRDRRGRTVLDVERKAAAIMATAVEAANDAIAVHGFSSDGRDRVRYLRIKDFEEPMDAVVRSRLAGVASSHSTRLGAALRHAGGYLAARRAFRKVLLVLTDGEPSDIDVPDPQYLVEDARRAAQQLRRRSTDIFAFGIGEGRFPQLDRIFGERYALRVPRIEVLPQRVMQLYAELKK; from the coding sequence GTGGCGGTCGTGCAAATCAGTTCGCTCGATAGCTTCCGGTCCGGACGCCGGCTTGCGGCACTGTTGCGCGGTCACGACGAGATCGCTGCGGCCGTGCAGGCGGCGCGCGCCGCATTGCAGCCCGTCGTTTCGTCCGATCATCTCGCGGCCTGGGATGAGGCTGTGCACAGCCTGTTCGCGGCCAATCTCGGCGCAGCCGTGGTGCTCGGCTTTCTCAGGCTATCAGAACGCTGGCCGGTGCAGCGACCGGCCGACGACCTGGTCGCGATCGGCCGTACGGTCAGCGACATCGGCCGCAGCGCCGGAAGCCGCGTCGCTCACGCACTGCTGACTGAGCTGTCCAAGGTGCTGCCGCGGCTTGCGGGTGCTGGAGAGCTCACCGCGGTTCTCGCCGCGTTCAGCCAACTCGCAGATACCGGGCCGGAGTCGGCCGGCCTTGCGATCGTTCGGCTGGAGCCGTTTCTGGCACAGTCCGACGGCGAGTCGTTTTCCGCCTGGGTCTCCGCCGGCTTGCGCGCGAGCGGCGGCCGCGCGGCGCGGCGGCGGGCCTATTTCGCGCTCGACGATCCGTTGTCGGCGCGTCTGTTCGCAGCCGGGCGGATGGCGGATGATTATGCGCGGCTGGAGAAGCGTCTCACCGCGACCGCACTTGCGTTGTGGAACAGAAAATCACGTTTCCGCAAATTGGCCGTTGCACCGACGCCGGTGCCGCGGCGGACCTCGCTCGCCGCCGGCTTCATCGGCCTGCCGGAGACCTTTCCCGGCTTCGAAGGCGAGGGGGCGGACGCGATCTATCTCGCAGCGGTCGCGCACGCCGGGGCGCATCTGGTGCATTCCACCGTCCGCTTTCCCGTGGGTCGATTGAAGGCGCTGCAGATCGCGCTGGTCTCGCTGATCGAGGATGCCAGGATCGAGACGCTGGCGCTACGCGAACTGCCCGGGCTGCGCCGGCTGTGGCTGCCATTTCACACGGCGACGCCGTCTGGCCAGGCGACTGCGGCCGGGCTGTTGACGCGGCTGGCGCGGGCGCTGATCGACCCGGATTACCGGGATTCGGATGCGTGGATAACCAAGGGACAACAGCTGTTTGCTGCCGCCGCCGATCGCTGCACCGATCCCGCCATCAGCCGCGAGATCGGCGGTCTGCTCGGCAATGACATCGGGCAGATGCGGCTGCAGTTCAACGCCAAGAGCTACGTCGTCGAGCCCGCCTACCGCGACGACAATCTGGCGCTGTGGGATTTCGGCGATCAGCCGGACAGCCCGGCCGAGACGATCGAGCTCGCGGTCGATTCCGTGCGGATCGAGCGGCGCGATGATCCAGCCGCACAGTCGACCGACGACAACGCCAGGCCGGACGAGACGCTGCGCGCGAAGGCCAGCGCGGTCACGCTGCTGGACGGATTTCCGGCCGCAACCTATCCGGAATGGGACTATGCCGCGCGGGCCGAGCGGGCGGACTGGACCACCATTCTGGAGGCTGATGCCGCTGTTTCTGCGAAGCCGTTCGATCTGCCGGCGGACACGGACACGATGCGCTGGGTCACACGCTTGACCCGCGATGCGTCCATTGGCCGCCGCATCCGCCACAAGGGCCAGCGCGACGGCGAGGCGCTCGACATCGATGCGGCGGTCGCCGTGACGATCGAGCGGCGTGCCCGTAACACTGGCGAGCCCAGGGTCTATCAGCGCGATGCGCCGGGACCGCGCGATCTCGCCATCCTGCTGCTGATGGACCTGTCGCAATCGACCGCCGACCGCGACCGCCGCGGCCGAACCGTGCTGGATGTCGAGCGCAAGGCCGCTGCGATCATGGCGACGGCGGTCGAGGCGGCCAATGACGCGATCGCGGTGCATGGCTTCAGCTCCGACGGCCGCGATCGCGTGCGTTATCTGCGCATCAAGGACTTCGAGGAGCCGATGGACGCGGTGGTTCGGTCGCGTCTCGCGGGCGTTGCCAGCAGCCATTCCACCCGGCTTGGTGCGGCCTTGCGCCACGCGGGCGGCTACCTCGCGGCGCGGCGTGCATTCCGCAAGGTGCTGCTGGTGCTCACCGACGGCGAGCCCTCCGATATCGACGTACCCGATCCGCAATATCTCGTGGAGGACGCGCGCCGTGCCGCCCAGCAGTTGCGGCGGCGCAGCACCGATATCTTTGCATTTGGCATCGGTGAAGGCAGATTTCCCCAGCTCGATCGCATTTTTGGCGAGCGCTATGCGCTTCGCGTGCCGCGCATCGAGGTGTTGCCGCAACGGGTCATGCAGCTCTACGCGGAACTGAAGAAATAG
- a CDS encoding CbbQ/NirQ/NorQ/GpvN family protein: MSNPALLLDQYRIREEPYYRPLKDELELFGAAYANRMPVMLKGPTGCGKTRFIEYMAWRLGRPLITVACHEDMTAADLVGRWLLDAQGTVWSDGPLTTAVRLGAICYLDEIVEARQDTTVVIHPLTDDRRVLPLEKRGELIHAHSDFQLVISYNPGYQSAIKDLKESTKQRFAALDFGYPDRSAETEVVSREAGIEPNLADLLVKIAQHSRNLKGQGLDEGASTRMLVNAGRLIGCGISLEKACETTIVVPLTDDADTRNTLRDVISASA, from the coding sequence TTGTCCAATCCCGCTTTGCTGCTCGACCAGTACCGCATCCGGGAGGAGCCGTATTACCGGCCGCTCAAGGATGAGCTCGAACTGTTCGGTGCAGCCTATGCGAACCGCATGCCGGTGATGCTGAAAGGCCCCACCGGCTGCGGCAAGACCCGGTTCATCGAATACATGGCGTGGCGGCTCGGCCGTCCGCTCATCACGGTCGCCTGTCACGAGGACATGACGGCGGCCGATCTGGTGGGACGCTGGCTGCTCGATGCACAGGGTACGGTGTGGAGCGACGGTCCGCTCACCACGGCCGTGCGCCTTGGCGCGATCTGCTATCTGGACGAAATCGTCGAGGCGCGCCAGGACACCACCGTCGTGATCCATCCCCTGACCGATGATCGTCGTGTGCTGCCGCTGGAGAAGCGTGGCGAGCTAATCCACGCCCATTCCGACTTCCAGCTCGTGATCTCCTACAATCCGGGCTACCAGAGCGCGATCAAGGACCTCAAGGAATCCACCAAGCAGCGCTTTGCGGCGCTGGATTTCGGATATCCCGACCGATCGGCGGAGACCGAGGTGGTGTCGCGCGAGGCCGGCATCGAGCCCAACCTCGCCGATCTGCTGGTGAAGATCGCCCAGCACAGCCGCAACCTGAAGGGCCAGGGCCTCGACGAAGGCGCTTCGACCCGGATGCTGGTCAATGCCGGCCGGCTGATCGGATGCGGCATCAGCCTCGAAAAGGCGTGCGAGACCACGATCGTCGTTCCCCTGACCGATGATGCGGACACCAGGAACACGTTGCGCGACGTGATCTCGGCCTCTGCGTGA
- a CDS encoding ANTAR domain-containing response regulator, translating to MSKPSSFSLRGRKALVAIKDERDASIVKRQFERLGIEIVTWEPGAKIDCRPDVTLIDDEFLPLTSPAQRASLGRSPVIALLGTETPSRLKLVLDLDPASFLVKPLRSAGIYAALVMAFERNERTNELKQQVVKLEQRLRSRRIVLAAVLQVMHTHALAEPAAFALIRRAAMEQRKTIEDISAEITAKGSLPRAIG from the coding sequence ATGAGCAAACCGTCTTCATTTTCGCTGCGCGGACGCAAGGCGCTGGTCGCCATCAAGGACGAGCGCGATGCCTCGATCGTCAAGCGCCAGTTCGAGCGTCTCGGGATCGAGATCGTCACATGGGAGCCCGGCGCCAAGATCGACTGCCGACCGGACGTGACGCTGATCGACGACGAGTTCCTGCCGCTGACCTCACCGGCGCAGCGTGCGTCGCTTGGGCGAAGCCCGGTCATCGCCCTGCTCGGCACGGAGACGCCGAGCCGACTGAAGCTGGTGCTCGACCTCGATCCGGCGTCATTCCTGGTCAAGCCGCTGCGCTCGGCGGGCATCTATGCCGCCCTCGTGATGGCCTTCGAACGGAACGAGCGCACCAACGAGCTGAAGCAGCAAGTGGTCAAGCTCGAACAGCGGCTTCGATCCCGTCGCATCGTGCTCGCCGCCGTGCTTCAGGTCATGCACACCCATGCGCTGGCCGAGCCGGCCGCCTTTGCGCTAATCCGGCGGGCAGCCATGGAACAGCGCAAGACGATCGAGGACATTTCTGCGGAAATCACGGCAAAGGGCTCCCTGCCGCGGGCGATAGGCTAG
- a CDS encoding transporter substrate-binding domain-containing protein — translation MTKPSIPVGIICSQHGPYQAMGREILKSAMMAVDEINEQDGFDFSISAHVRDPRGVIAEYHTVCDDLIRNVGVEHIIGCYTSASRKQVLPIVERTDRLLWYPARYEGFECSDNVIYVGASPNHNVLPLVRYVLDNLSREIFCVGSNYVWTWETNRVTRELVTAAGGRILAERLLELGESAVTHIVDEIVRRRPPVVFNTLVGSSSYDFIRAFHAATTAANLSIPMLSCSLCEPELKIAGPASAGCITSSAYFESIRLPENKAFVARWKARYGEHSSPSVDGQSAYVAVYLLARALQRAGTSDIGEVRRAAAGHRYNSPQGPVWIDDSNNHCVLTPRLAVSNAEAQFDIFWEAEAPVKPDPYLTQLDVAASPARDAASPNAPHLRVVK, via the coding sequence ATGACAAAGCCGTCCATACCAGTTGGCATCATCTGCTCGCAACACGGGCCCTATCAGGCCATGGGGCGCGAGATCCTCAAGAGCGCGATGATGGCGGTCGACGAGATCAACGAGCAGGATGGCTTCGATTTCTCGATATCAGCGCATGTCCGCGATCCTCGCGGGGTGATTGCGGAATACCATACGGTCTGCGACGACCTCATTCGCAATGTCGGGGTCGAGCACATCATCGGCTGCTACACATCGGCCTCGCGCAAACAGGTGCTTCCGATCGTCGAGCGCACCGACCGACTGCTCTGGTACCCGGCGCGCTACGAGGGCTTCGAATGCTCCGACAACGTCATCTATGTCGGCGCCTCGCCCAATCACAACGTGCTGCCGCTGGTGCGCTACGTGCTCGACAATCTGTCGCGTGAGATCTTCTGCGTCGGCTCCAACTATGTCTGGACCTGGGAAACCAATCGCGTCACCCGCGAGCTGGTGACGGCGGCGGGAGGTCGCATTCTCGCCGAACGCCTGCTCGAACTCGGTGAGAGCGCGGTGACGCACATCGTCGACGAGATCGTGCGGCGCCGGCCGCCGGTGGTCTTCAACACGCTGGTCGGCAGTTCGAGCTATGATTTTATCCGTGCCTTTCATGCCGCAACCACTGCAGCCAACCTCAGCATTCCCATGCTGAGCTGCAGCCTGTGCGAGCCCGAGCTCAAGATCGCAGGCCCGGCATCCGCCGGATGCATCACATCATCAGCCTATTTCGAAAGCATTCGCCTGCCCGAGAACAAGGCTTTCGTCGCACGCTGGAAAGCCCGTTACGGCGAACACAGCAGCCCGTCGGTGGACGGACAATCCGCCTATGTCGCGGTCTATCTCTTGGCCCGCGCGCTGCAACGCGCCGGCACCTCTGATATCGGCGAGGTGCGGCGCGCCGCTGCCGGCCATCGCTACAATTCGCCACAGGGTCCGGTCTGGATCGACGATAGCAACAACCACTGCGTCCTGACGCCGCGGCTGGCCGTCTCCAACGCCGAAGCGCAGTTTGACATCTTCTGGGAAGCCGAGGCTCCGGTTAAGCCTGATCCTTATCTGACGCAGCTCGACGTCGCCGCCAGCCCCGCACGGGATGCAGCGTCGCCGAATGCGCCGCATTTACGGGTTGTGAAATGA